In the Flagellimonas sp. HMM57 genome, one interval contains:
- a CDS encoding DUF4139 domain-containing protein, which produces MKKLILLVLFIPLIAVGNDLKVPSKIKKVTVYLSGAQVYRKAECKLHEGTNEIVFTGLSSKIQESSIQISGLQAVSILSMSYDLNYLEKTETNPQVVKWEDEILQIQHKITLLKNLILGLEEEEKVITTNRMISANNQTLDLEKVKEISAYYRERITSIKNEIFETNLKINGLNLNVSKLRKQLAEVNNAPQEEQGELTIKFDAPVATDLDLSISYLVNDAGWIPNYDIKSKKLNAPVDFTYKAHVYQKTGKDWDNVNITLSTGNPNVNVSKPHLGTKYLNFVNRYAKLNRQKVKKKGYIYNPTVREVAGTIVDQAGNPLPGANIMVKGSNKGTQTDFDGNFSLDVASGRELQISYIGFIAQELPIYSSVINVQMEEDFAALEEVVVTGYGSVAVSDSSIRVRGNTSTAEPKSPLYVVDGVPQAGFIEGDLDENEIQSMEVLKGTEAAALYGSRGTNGIVVITTKKSSIQDNLTNTKFVIKKAYSIVSDGDITAIEIGAFQLPAEYEYFTAPLINENVFLTAKLKDWEKHQLLPGEANVYFEGGYAGKTNIDPYTVKKEMILSMGIDPNITVTRNQQRDFKSKSFTGSNRILNRAYDLEVKNNKNLAINLKLMDRIPISQNKEIKVDDVNPQAATHDKKTGLLTWNLELDSKESKKESFSFQVKYPRGKYISL; this is translated from the coding sequence ATGAAAAAGCTCATCCTTCTTGTTTTGTTTATCCCACTAATAGCAGTGGGCAATGACCTAAAAGTCCCTTCAAAAATTAAGAAAGTAACCGTGTATCTGAGTGGAGCGCAGGTCTATCGTAAAGCCGAGTGCAAATTGCATGAGGGCACCAATGAAATCGTATTTACTGGTCTATCTTCAAAAATTCAGGAAAGTAGCATCCAAATATCGGGGCTGCAAGCAGTTTCCATCCTTTCCATGTCGTACGACTTAAACTATTTGGAGAAAACCGAGACTAACCCACAAGTAGTCAAATGGGAAGATGAGATACTACAGATTCAGCATAAAATTACCCTACTAAAGAATTTGATTCTTGGGTTGGAAGAAGAAGAAAAGGTTATTACTACCAATAGAATGATAAGTGCAAATAACCAAACGCTGGATTTAGAAAAAGTAAAGGAAATTAGTGCCTATTATCGTGAACGTATCACTTCCATTAAAAATGAAATCTTCGAGACCAATCTTAAAATCAATGGACTCAATTTAAACGTAAGCAAATTACGTAAGCAACTGGCCGAGGTCAATAATGCCCCGCAAGAAGAACAGGGCGAATTGACCATTAAATTCGATGCGCCCGTAGCCACTGATCTGGACCTATCCATTTCGTATTTGGTCAATGATGCCGGTTGGATTCCCAATTATGACATCAAATCCAAAAAATTGAACGCTCCCGTAGATTTTACCTACAAGGCGCATGTATACCAGAAAACCGGGAAAGACTGGGACAATGTGAACATCACGCTATCCACTGGCAACCCCAATGTTAATGTGAGCAAACCACATCTAGGTACTAAATACCTCAACTTTGTAAATAGATATGCCAAACTAAATCGACAAAAAGTTAAGAAGAAAGGGTATATATATAACCCAACCGTTCGTGAAGTGGCGGGAACTATTGTTGACCAAGCAGGCAATCCGTTGCCAGGAGCTAATATCATGGTCAAAGGATCCAATAAGGGCACGCAGACAGATTTTGACGGTAATTTTTCGTTGGATGTTGCCTCCGGCAGGGAACTACAGATTTCTTATATTGGTTTTATTGCTCAAGAATTGCCTATCTATTCTTCGGTTATCAATGTACAGATGGAGGAAGATTTCGCTGCTTTAGAGGAAGTTGTGGTAACAGGATATGGGAGTGTTGCTGTTAGTGATTCAAGCATTAGAGTTAGAGGAAATACCAGTACAGCAGAACCTAAATCTCCCCTCTATGTTGTAGATGGTGTTCCACAAGCTGGCTTTATTGAAGGCGACTTAGATGAAAACGAAATCCAAAGTATGGAAGTACTAAAAGGAACTGAAGCTGCAGCACTTTATGGGAGTAGGGGAACTAACGGCATAGTTGTTATAACCACTAAAAAAAGCTCCATACAAGATAATCTTACAAACACAAAGTTTGTTATCAAAAAAGCCTATTCCATAGTTTCTGATGGAGATATTACAGCGATTGAGATTGGTGCATTTCAATTACCTGCGGAGTATGAATATTTTACTGCACCCTTAATCAACGAGAATGTTTTTCTAACCGCTAAATTAAAGGATTGGGAAAAGCACCAATTATTACCAGGTGAAGCAAATGTTTATTTTGAAGGTGGATATGCTGGCAAAACAAATATTGACCCATACACAGTAAAGAAAGAGATGATACTCTCCATGGGAATTGATCCCAATATTACAGTAACCAGAAATCAGCAACGAGACTTTAAGAGCAAATCTTTCACAGGAAGCAACCGTATCTTGAATCGTGCCTATGATCTAGAAGTAAAGAATAATAAAAACTTGGCCATCAACCTAAAATTGATGGATAGGATTCCAATATCCCAAAACAAAGAAATCAAAGTAGATGATGTAAACCCTCAAGCAGCAACCCACGACAAGAAAACAGGTTTGTTGACATGGAATTTGGAACTGGATAGCAAAGAGAGCAAAAAGGAGAGCTTCTCCTTTCAAGTAAAATATCCCAGAGGGAAGTATATCTCTCTTTAG
- a CDS encoding thiol-disulfide oxidoreductase DCC family protein, with protein sequence MEKEKKIILFDGVCNLCNGVIQFIIKRDKKDLFRYAALQSETGIRLTRERGINTSKIDSFILIEPGVAYFTKSDAALRIGQDFGGLWKVLAIFTWIPTSFRNVVYDFIARNRYRWFGRKDACMIPTPELQAKFLG encoded by the coding sequence GTGGAAAAGGAAAAGAAAATAATCTTGTTTGATGGTGTCTGCAATCTCTGCAATGGCGTGATTCAATTTATTATAAAACGGGACAAAAAGGACCTATTTAGATATGCTGCCCTTCAGAGCGAAACGGGCATACGTTTGACCCGGGAACGGGGCATCAATACCTCAAAAATAGATTCCTTTATTCTTATTGAACCGGGCGTCGCCTACTTCACAAAATCCGATGCAGCACTGCGTATTGGGCAGGACTTTGGAGGTTTATGGAAGGTTTTAGCCATTTTCACTTGGATTCCTACATCCTTTAGAAATGTTGTCTATGACTTTATAGCCAGAAACCGCTACAGGTGGTTTGGCCGTAAAGATGCCTGTATGATTCCCACTCCGGAATTGCAAGCTAAGTTTTTGGGATAA
- a CDS encoding type II CAAX endopeptidase family protein has translation MMNFYRVYFFLFFVSQSLISQIAPGFGDLGSHHYYVSQLSNSKDSDFQQIIELYEIYIERNPSNIIAELERCKFIGNSYYDEYEGYNLKYEETEACIKELFEKNPSHPEVLIYRAESLYGIERLEILDKAQEEINKNLGNWLDIQKASINKMLGEYHWGEDNNRLALKYYELAQKQNKDSDLSLNIAQVYLEQKNEILAREVLLDNLRKDTILWNLNNKAQILLDLGETDIALELFDEVQERDSTLVNNSEMAKAMTNLNNYEAARSFLVKDTVNEWSRTSSLQMLFNHDLKYSKSRTALTSYRSLQKNDAMDDFFAIKRIRLFLKNPFLLWNLSELLNLFFLILSIILIGIIPYLWILPVFNLGLFLKSRTSLSIIKPKLNFKWGLKHFWIISFVYLVVQYLLSLIFYYEESIAALFGVNSIYEESEEDTIQLANSMIFFILFMAIGTVAVLKKNVLSCLYSSKLSVWKSIRLGVGFVIFNLIVLKILRFFVGFEDFELSQLMFSATAEIAAVLKTYGFVIGVLSVAIIGPIYEEIIFRGVILGSVEKHLGFIAANVFQSVLFALVHFNLTLFIYYVLFGLITGYYAKNTDGLRTGIILHALNNFFVLVLIYFFL, from the coding sequence ATGATGAATTTTTATAGAGTTTACTTCTTTCTTTTTTTTGTTTCCCAATCTTTAATTTCACAAATAGCGCCTGGTTTTGGAGATTTAGGGAGCCATCATTATTACGTTTCACAGTTAAGTAACTCTAAAGATTCTGATTTTCAACAAATTATTGAGCTTTATGAGATATACATAGAAAGAAATCCTTCCAATATAATAGCTGAACTAGAACGCTGTAAATTCATTGGCAATTCTTATTACGATGAGTATGAAGGCTATAATTTAAAATATGAAGAAACGGAAGCATGTATTAAAGAGCTATTTGAAAAAAACCCTTCTCACCCTGAAGTTCTGATATATAGAGCGGAAAGCTTATACGGAATTGAAAGGTTAGAGATTCTTGATAAGGCTCAAGAAGAAATTAATAAAAACCTAGGTAATTGGCTGGATATCCAAAAAGCTTCAATTAATAAAATGTTGGGGGAGTACCATTGGGGTGAAGATAACAATAGATTGGCTCTTAAATATTATGAATTAGCTCAAAAGCAAAATAAGGATTCAGATTTATCATTGAATATTGCTCAAGTATATCTTGAACAAAAAAATGAGATATTGGCACGAGAGGTATTGTTGGATAACTTGAGGAAGGATACTATACTTTGGAATTTAAACAATAAAGCACAAATACTTTTGGATTTAGGCGAAACTGATATAGCCTTGGAATTGTTTGATGAAGTTCAAGAAAGGGATTCTACCCTTGTTAACAATTCGGAAATGGCAAAGGCAATGACCAATCTAAACAACTATGAGGCCGCAAGAAGCTTTTTGGTGAAAGATACAGTAAATGAATGGAGTAGAACGTCCAGTTTACAAATGCTCTTCAATCATGACTTGAAATATTCAAAGTCCAGAACTGCATTGACCAGTTATAGAAGCCTACAAAAAAACGATGCTATGGATGACTTTTTTGCAATCAAAAGAATTCGTCTTTTTTTGAAGAATCCATTTTTACTTTGGAATTTGTCAGAACTACTAAACTTGTTCTTTCTAATACTCTCAATAATCTTGATAGGAATTATACCATACCTATGGATATTGCCAGTTTTTAATCTTGGGCTATTTCTTAAATCAAGAACTTCATTAAGTATCATAAAACCGAAATTGAATTTCAAATGGGGACTAAAGCATTTTTGGATAATTAGCTTTGTTTATTTAGTTGTCCAATACTTACTCTCATTGATTTTCTACTATGAGGAGAGTATAGCTGCACTCTTTGGAGTTAATAGTATTTATGAGGAATCAGAGGAGGATACGATACAATTGGCAAACAGTATGATATTCTTCATCTTATTTATGGCAATTGGTACAGTTGCGGTTCTGAAAAAAAATGTTCTTTCATGTTTGTATAGTTCCAAACTGTCAGTTTGGAAATCGATTCGTCTCGGCGTAGGTTTTGTAATTTTTAACCTTATTGTGTTAAAAATATTGAGATTCTTTGTAGGATTTGAGGATTTTGAATTATCACAATTAATGTTTAGCGCAACAGCTGAAATAGCTGCCGTTCTAAAAACTTACGGTTTTGTTATTGGAGTACTTTCTGTGGCTATAATAGGCCCAATCTACGAAGAGATAATATTTAGAGGTGTAATATTAGGGTCAGTAGAAAAACATCTAGGATTTATTGCGGCTAATGTATTTCAATCTGTTTTATTTGCATTAGTACACTTCAACTTAACACTTTTTATTTATTATGTTCTTTTTGGCTTAATTACAGGATATTATGCTAAAAATACAGATGGACTTCGAACGGGAATAATACTTCATGCTCTCAATAATTTCTTTGTATTGGTCTTAATTTATTTTTTCCTGTAA
- a CDS encoding N-formylglutamate amidohydrolase, which produces MRKLSVEDIIISIEERKCFEAVADDYSFTIKIESYAPFVCGAVHDGHQFRKSLWENCMHTEYERWYEEDPCTKQMVNSFPIVIAGCDSRFEYDLNREPERAIYEDAWGKRLWKKPLLEKEKKASLQKHTNFYRVVHELISKLETDFKKVIVFDMHSYNWKRWDREVPVWNLGTSNIDTERYGTLIEKWRAKLGGMELPNGIKSTSKVNDTFQGNGYFLKYITQNFKDTLVLATEISKIYCDELTGVIYPEVVQSVEEHLKELIPEVVQEFEEAGL; this is translated from the coding sequence ATGCGTAAACTTTCCGTTGAAGATATCATTATTTCCATAGAGGAACGAAAATGCTTCGAAGCGGTCGCAGATGATTATTCCTTCACCATAAAAATTGAAAGTTATGCACCTTTTGTCTGTGGTGCGGTGCATGATGGACATCAATTTAGAAAATCACTTTGGGAAAATTGCATGCATACCGAATATGAAAGGTGGTATGAGGAAGACCCATGCACAAAACAAATGGTAAATAGCTTTCCCATTGTAATTGCCGGTTGCGATAGTCGTTTTGAATATGATTTGAACAGGGAGCCCGAACGTGCGATTTATGAAGATGCCTGGGGCAAGCGTTTATGGAAAAAACCACTTTTGGAAAAGGAAAAGAAAGCCAGTTTACAAAAGCACACGAATTTTTACAGGGTCGTCCACGAACTTATTTCCAAATTGGAGACCGATTTTAAAAAAGTAATCGTTTTTGATATGCACAGCTATAACTGGAAACGTTGGGATAGAGAAGTACCTGTATGGAATTTGGGGACTTCGAACATTGACACAGAACGTTATGGTACTTTGATTGAAAAGTGGCGTGCAAAGCTTGGGGGTATGGAATTGCCCAACGGTATTAAGTCAACCTCTAAAGTCAATGATACTTTTCAAGGAAACGGGTATTTTCTAAAGTATATCACCCAAAACTTTAAAGATACTCTGGTTTTGGCCACAGAAATATCAAAAATATATTGCGATGAACTGACTGGGGTCATTTATCCCGAAGTAGTGCAATCGGTAGAAGAACATTTAAAAGAATTGATACCGGAGGTGGTACAGGAATTTGAAGAAGCTGGATTATGA
- a CDS encoding flavohemoglobin expression-modulating QEGLA motif protein: MIREHEVGNLEKEYDHLFEIDANLDRLVRRIELLNYINPLNIEKEKQRFFASKFTSEPNFKYPKLKFNPYKLHRLFFSQRLERIADDRLRQLYQDVIYHYANMIQCIETIGKGKNFYYNSLRVYGTPRERDVQNARFILHFADEPVSSDMEKVFSPEEAKSYFLNFSKQYDFPLQVRFSTHIAADAMVSNSSQTLVIKKNAKFSKNQLLTLANHEIGVHLVTTYNGLLQPLKIFSNGLAKNVETQEGLAVFSEYMGGALTLKRLKELAYRVLAADSLIKGYSFADTFDLIHGQYKLNRHEAFAITLRAHRGGGFTKDRLYLSGLSKIYRKYQKEESLDVLFTGKVALENEDVIRYLKNLGLAQPITYKSHSFAQKLNTNTTLDFILNNLK; this comes from the coding sequence ATGATACGTGAACATGAAGTTGGAAATTTGGAAAAGGAATACGACCATCTCTTTGAAATTGATGCAAATCTTGACCGTTTGGTTCGTCGTATCGAGCTTCTCAACTACATCAACCCCTTAAATATTGAAAAGGAAAAACAACGATTTTTTGCTTCAAAATTTACTTCGGAACCTAATTTTAAATACCCCAAGCTTAAGTTCAATCCCTATAAGTTGCATCGACTGTTCTTTTCGCAACGGTTGGAGCGTATAGCAGATGATAGGTTGCGGCAGTTGTATCAAGATGTCATCTATCACTACGCCAATATGATTCAGTGTATCGAGACTATTGGAAAGGGCAAAAACTTCTATTACAATTCACTACGGGTTTATGGTACACCACGAGAGCGCGATGTTCAAAATGCAAGGTTCATTCTTCATTTTGCCGATGAACCTGTTTCTTCGGATATGGAAAAAGTTTTCTCTCCGGAAGAAGCTAAATCTTATTTTCTGAATTTCAGCAAACAATATGATTTTCCGCTTCAGGTTCGCTTTTCCACGCACATTGCAGCAGATGCCATGGTGAGCAATAGTTCCCAGACCTTAGTCATAAAAAAGAATGCCAAGTTCAGTAAGAACCAACTATTGACTTTGGCCAACCATGAAATTGGTGTGCATTTGGTAACCACATACAATGGATTGCTGCAGCCCTTGAAAATATTCTCTAACGGATTGGCCAAAAATGTGGAGACTCAGGAAGGTTTGGCCGTATTCAGCGAATATATGGGCGGAGCGCTTACACTAAAACGATTAAAGGAATTGGCATATCGCGTACTGGCCGCTGACAGTCTTATCAAGGGGTATTCGTTTGCTGATACATTTGATTTAATTCACGGACAGTACAAGCTGAACAGGCACGAAGCTTTTGCGATAACATTACGCGCTCACAGAGGGGGAGGGTTCACTAAAGACCGATTGTACTTGAGCGGCCTTAGTAAAATTTACAGGAAATATCAGAAAGAGGAAAGTTTGGATGTTTTGTTCACGGGTAAAGTAGCGTTGGAGAACGAAGATGTAATTCGTTACCTGAAGAATCTGGGACTTGCACAACCAATTACATACAAGAGCCATTCTTTTGCCCAAAAACTGAACACCAATACCACTTTGGATTTTATTTTGAACAATTTAAAGTAA
- the gshB gene encoding glutathione synthase, translating to MNICFLMYPWEEIQPENDTSLALIHECVKRKHGVAICTPANLTIRNSVTSAFCTVINKMEKISSSQKTFYKQASLREEMLPLAGFDVIFMRANPPLDPLMLNFLDSVKDDVFIVNSIQGLREANNKLYTAAFGDSHSNIIPVTHVSKNKNYLVRQINESPAEKMILKPLNGFGGSGVILIEKSAMSNIKSLLDFYVTNSDGTSNYVILQEYIEGADQGDVRVLLLNGEPIGAMRRIPGSDDHRSNVSAGGSVSKHSLTKQEKALCKQIGPKLVNDGLYFVGIDVIGGKLVEVNVMSPGGITYMNKVYKTKIQCKVIDFVESKVLDKLKAFDRRSRLRSEVENA from the coding sequence ATGAATATCTGCTTTTTAATGTACCCGTGGGAGGAAATCCAACCAGAAAACGATACAAGCCTTGCACTTATTCATGAGTGTGTAAAACGCAAACACGGAGTGGCTATCTGCACTCCTGCAAACCTGACCATCAGGAATAGTGTCACCAGTGCTTTTTGTACGGTCATCAATAAAATGGAAAAGATTTCAAGTAGTCAAAAAACATTTTATAAGCAAGCATCGTTGCGTGAAGAAATGCTTCCATTGGCAGGTTTTGATGTGATTTTTATGCGGGCCAATCCACCATTGGACCCATTGATGCTCAATTTTTTGGATTCGGTGAAAGATGATGTTTTTATCGTAAATTCCATTCAAGGGCTTAGAGAAGCAAACAACAAACTATATACCGCTGCTTTTGGCGATAGTCATAGCAACATTATTCCCGTAACCCACGTGTCAAAGAACAAGAACTATTTGGTGCGGCAAATCAATGAATCTCCTGCAGAAAAGATGATTTTAAAGCCCTTGAACGGCTTTGGTGGTTCTGGGGTCATTCTTATTGAAAAATCTGCAATGAGCAATATTAAATCCTTGTTGGATTTTTACGTGACCAATTCAGACGGTACTTCCAATTACGTTATACTCCAAGAATATATAGAAGGTGCTGACCAAGGTGATGTTAGGGTGCTTCTACTGAATGGTGAACCTATTGGCGCCATGCGCAGAATTCCTGGATCAGATGACCATCGTTCCAATGTAAGTGCTGGGGGCTCGGTTTCCAAACATTCGTTGACCAAACAAGAAAAAGCGTTGTGCAAACAAATTGGACCCAAATTGGTCAACGACGGTTTATATTTTGTGGGTATCGATGTGATTGGAGGCAAACTGGTCGAGGTAAACGTGATGTCACCGGGAGGAATCACCTATATGAACAAGGTCTATAAAACAAAGATTCAATGCAAGGTCATCGATTTTGTCGAGAGCAAGGTACTCGATAAATTGAAGGCATTTGATAGAAGGTCTAGACTGCGTAGCGAGGTTGAAAATGCGTAA